Genomic window (Juglans microcarpa x Juglans regia isolate MS1-56 chromosome 2S, Jm3101_v1.0, whole genome shotgun sequence):
TCTCTGATGTGGAAAGTGCTATACTAAAAAATTTTTagtgctttttttcttttctttttttaaagttataatatGTCTCACTATTAATATTGGTGTGTGTAGCAAACATATATGATAAAACATAAGAGAATGATCATAAAATgataatgattaatatatagtttatgatCAATAACAACATTATTTATCTAATTACGTTTTAAATTTCGTGGGCAGTACTGGATCATAATTAAAATCTCATATATGACTAAAGCATATATAAGATCAGCCATTAATTATGACTGCAACTCATGATCAAgctagaataaataaaatattgtaaactaTGTAATATACTTATAAGATCATGAgcccaatattatatatatcagtcATGCATACAATCCTAAAAACCCAATTGAAgttcatcaattttaatttgttgttttggatATGTAAATGTGTGGGGCCATCAGATGATCTTCCCGGAGCTTCTATCTTATCATTGATTGCTTTGTTTTCAAATCAGAATCTTAATCTTGTATGCAAATTGGTATCTTTGTCAGGTGACCGGAACCTAACTACTCTTAGATCTcttcaaaattttgtaatggaaatttattcataattaaTGCAGGATTTGGTTTTCATGAGTAGGGAATTTAGACCAGCTTTGTTTATAACCCAACATTTGATTAGCCATAAATTGTGATCAAGTTAGAGAGAACCAATTAAACATAAtaaagtaatgctatatatattaattccaGAGTAATGACGTCGTTACTCGTCATATTttcaatcattattttttcatcatcatgtacatgatatgatattacatttgtgatggattatttgcgatgaaaatgattatttacgatgaaaattgactcattttattagcaagaaataatcatttttacatgAAATAACTGgttacaaataaacagtttttttgCAGTGagttattaaaaaactatttgtaatattttacctaacttgtttattgtattaataagtagaatattaaaaagatgatcatgattaaaattaagataaatagtttttttttatataattagatgagatggtcCATAAAGtacgaaaagaaagaaaagaaaggaaataacaaCCCAATCTGTTCTGACAAGAGAaatcagaaaagaaagaaaatgaagactaTAAAGAATAACAGTACCCACCCCTCATCACCAACCATTATTCGGTGTGGATCTCCTTGCGATTGAGACAAGGAAAGATTTGACTAGTTGACAGGAGCTACTAGTTGTCACAGAATTTGGATAAAAACTATACATATGTAGAAAAGTTGAGCTTTAATTGTCGATATTGCTTTCACTATATATTGAATCAATGATTGATTGTACTGGTTCTTTctcggcctttttttttttttttttcaatttttatattctaCATTTTCTGAGCTGGTACTGGGCCGGGAccaatatttctatatatatcgGGGTCTTCTAAGACAAGGTTTTCATTCAGCAACGCTTTCCGCTTTCTTCTGAGTTTCTGATCAGCTTCTCTCGTGTCCCATGTATAGCAGCTTTCtttgaaaaactaaaagacTGCATCTTACAATTAGAGAACAGCTAGCTAGTAGTTATGGCTATAGAGATTGAGCAACAACCTTCAGCTGTGGGACTCTCAAAAGTTGCAGCTTCTGAAACTCATGGGGAAGATTCCCCATATTTTGCAGGCTGGAAAGCATACGATGAAGACCCTTATGATGAACACAGTAATCCATCCGGAGTTGTACAGATGGGATTGGCAGAAAATCAAGTAAGTATCTGCAACAGTACTCTGACAGAGTGCATGTAACTAGGATGGTGTTTAGAGTTTCTTGGCAGTTATGTTGCCTCCGCAAACAAACTatataaaagtagttttataaatttaggtgacttgatcttattattttattttttagatctattttataataaaaataattctataatcTGATAAAccatattaaatcatatcaatttataagattaattttgtgtaatttctttgtaGTTAGAGTATTTTTCGTTTTCATGAAAGTTGCATCTAACtttgtttattatttcttaaaacaGGTTTCATTTGATTTGCTTGAAGATTACCTGGAAAAGAACTCAGAAGCCTCTAGCTGGGGATCAAAAGAAGAAGTATCTAGCTTTAGAGAGAATGCTTTGTTTCAAGATTACCATGGACTTCAATCATTCAGAAAGGCAATGGCAAGTTtcatggaaaaaataagaggaggGAGAGCAAAATTCGACCCCGAAAGAGTGGTCCTAACCGCAGGTGCAACTGCAGCAAATGAGCTGTTGACCTTCATTCTGGCAGATCCTGGAGATGCTTTGCTTGTTCCAACCCCATACTATCCAGGGTAAGAAATAGCCCCTTGCAAAGTTGTTTGCATGAATGTAATTATCATGTCTACCCAAAAAAGAACATACTCAAATATTTAATGGCATTTAATATTCTTACCGCGGGCCTGTTTTTATAAGAACAATCGAAGGAAGCGATATCGTAGACACATGATGATCACCACGACAGTGTCCATATTCTCGAACTAATGTCAATTtcaattcttttgttttcagaTTCGATAGAGATTTAAGGTGGAGAACCGGTGTAAAAATTGTGCCAATCCACTGTGACAGCTCAAACGATTTCCAGATTACTCCAAAAGCTTTAGAAGCCGCATACAATGCTGCAGAAGCCAAGAACATCAAAGTCAGAGGGGTACTGATCACAAACCCTTCCAACCCATTAGGTGCGACGATTCAACGGGCGGTTCTCGAAGAGATTCTCGACTTTGTCACTCGCAAGAACATCCATCTTGTCTCCGATGAAATCTACTCTGGATCTGTCTTCTCGTCGTCGGAGTTCATAAGCATTGCAGAAGTCCTCGCAGCCCAAAATTATAAGAAAGCAGAGCGAGTTCACATTGTTTACAGTCTTTCCAAAGACCTCGGCCTTCCGGGTTTTAGAGTTGGCACGATTTACTCGTACAACGACAAGGTGGTGACTACAGCGAGGAGGATGTCGAGCTTCACCTTAATTTCTTCGCAAACACAGCATCTGTTGGCAGCCATGTTGTCCGACAAGAAGTTTACTGAGAACTACATAAAGACAAATCGAGAGAGGCTGAGGAAGAGATACGAAATGATCATTGAAGGCCTGAGGAGTGCTGGGATTGAGTGTTTGAAAGGAAATGCGGGGTTGTTTTGCTGGATGAATCTAAGCCCGTTGTTGGAGAAAGCAACGAGAGAGGGTGAATTGGCTCTTTGGAACTCTATACTGCATGAAGTAAAGCTAAATATATCTCCAGGATCGTCTTGCCATTGTTCTGAACCAGGTTGGTTCAGGGTTTGTTTTGCTAACATGAGCGAGCAGACACTGGAAGTCGCGTTGAAAAGAATACACAATTTCATGGAACAACAACGAGAGCTGAAAGAGATGATGATCACCTAATCTCTTCTTCTCAGTAATcagcttttctattttttttttccttcttttttaatGGTTCTATCCATTTTGATTCTTTGGATGACAAAACCCGGCCAGTTCAACCTTTGGGATTGTCTCATCATTGATTATACTGTGAAACGTACAGATAATCGAGCtggaatatatatttgttttttctttcttcgcTAGAAGCAAGTTCCCAGAAATTCGTGtatcttgaaaaataatatttgtaattgtgtaATGCGCATGTAtcgtataatctttttaaaaaaactgaataaatacaaaatttatataaaaaaaataattttttaataatgaaacttactatttttcaaaataaatgcgtgacatttatacactttatgactgtatgtagcattattcaaacaaatattaattatgGGGATtgaaggttatatatatatatatatattataaatcaacGCCATGACCAAACTTCTTGGCTAGGTTGCTTCTTACACCTTTGACATTAGAAATAAAGCTGAACTTGTCACGGCCATCATACGTTATGATGCTTAATTTATACCAAAAATGGTTCTCAGGCCAAGTGAtatgataattttaatttaattaatgcaGCGGATCATTAGAATTCATAAACCttgattacatatatatatatatatatatatatatatatatataaatgttatagCCACCAAATCTGGAGCttaaactaaagagaaatggATTTAGCTAAAGAACAACAAGGATTAATTAGAAGCTGCATCTCGCGAGCATATTCTACCTAtcataagaatatatatatatatttatatatagatatatatttttttatatatttgatagtCTATGCATGTCTTGACTTTGAGGCTTTGAACATATATATCTTCCTCTTAATCATTGAGTTTCCTTAGTTTTTATTGGCGTTTAGTACTTTTAAAGTATGATTTGACTTTGACAAGTGTTTCTAATTAATTCGGATAATTAGCAAAGTAATCATGATCATTgtgtgatatattaatttaggaTTCAGTAGCAAGCTTTTATCACCTTTAAAACCAATGTTTGGCAACAAAACGTTCTTAATTCTAGACTAAAATAATCACCTAACTTCCATGTCAATTAACATGGTTTTAATTTCCAATTATGTAGTCATGAAATGTCACTTATCTTAATCCAAATAGCTTGACTTTAGGTTTAATTCCAACAAACTCAAATAATTCATGATATACACTTTCAATCATCAAGTACTAGTACTCCAACATGATCTTCCCAgccaaaattatataattacattataataggccctttttttttcttcttctttttttttttccttttcggtGTATATACACATGACTAGATCTTGTAAGTAATTAAGGGCttgtttgagaaatgagatcatctcatctcattttatctaaaaacttatcataatttccttctcaagcatcactcaaacacaaatattttttaatttcaaatctttaactttttcatctaatcattacataatcattGCAAATTTTCTAAGcttccaaacaaaatgcaaaaaacaacactacgttttcaaaatttcaaaatattgtctcgtttgtttttacagatgagataaaagttaaaaattaaataaaatattgttataatatatttttttaatattatttttgttttgaaatttaaaatttttgaattgttaattttattttgtatgaaaatttaaaaaagtcgtaatgattaaa
Coding sequences:
- the LOC121251514 gene encoding 1-aminocyclopropane-1-carboxylate synthase 7-like; this translates as MAIEIEQQPSAVGLSKVAASETHGEDSPYFAGWKAYDEDPYDEHSNPSGVVQMGLAENQVSFDLLEDYLEKNSEASSWGSKEEVSSFRENALFQDYHGLQSFRKAMASFMEKIRGGRAKFDPERVVLTAGATAANELLTFILADPGDALLVPTPYYPGFDRDLRWRTGVKIVPIHCDSSNDFQITPKALEAAYNAAEAKNIKVRGVLITNPSNPLGATIQRAVLEEILDFVTRKNIHLVSDEIYSGSVFSSSEFISIAEVLAAQNYKKAERVHIVYSLSKDLGLPGFRVGTIYSYNDKVVTTARRMSSFTLISSQTQHLLAAMLSDKKFTENYIKTNRERLRKRYEMIIEGLRSAGIECLKGNAGLFCWMNLSPLLEKATREGELALWNSILHEVKLNISPGSSCHCSEPGWFRVCFANMSEQTLEVALKRIHNFMEQQRELKEMMIT